One Glycine max cultivar Williams 82 chromosome 8, Glycine_max_v4.0, whole genome shotgun sequence genomic window, AGGACGAGGAGTCCGTCACGCAAGACCGCAACGGATCCTCCCGCAACGCCAAGTGGACGGTGGAGCTCATCCCGGAGTTCGACAACATCATCAGACTCAAGAGCTGTTACGGAAAATACTTGACGGCGTCCAACCAGCCGTTACTGCTCGGCGTGACGGGGCGCAAGGTGGTGCAGAGCTTGCCGCGGCGGCTCGACTCCTCCGTGGAGTGGGAGCCCGTGCGCGACGGCGCGCAGGTCAAGCTCAAGACCCGTTACGGGAACTTTCTGAGAGCGAACGGTGGGGTCCCACCTTGGAGGAACTCCGTGACGCACGATATCCCGCATAGGACCGCCACACAGGATTGGATCCTGTGGGATGTGGATGTTCTCGAGATTCATGTGGTGTCCCCTGCTCCGCCTCCGATTCCGCACTCCGATTCGCTTGATTTCGAATCGAATACTCCTTCTGCTGTTAACATCAAATCTACTACCTTCTCCAGACAAGAGGTatgcattactttttttttttttttctttctatagaTGCTTCTAATTGATcgttttaatttgattattttgtggGTTTGAGAGTAATCAATTTGAGTTGAGTGGTAGAAAATGGAACTAGTGGAATACACTTTCCTTTAATCATGGATTTACACATGAGAAATGCTAACTTTATTCTCActtcttatatatattaaatgagaaTTGAATATTATGAATTGAAAATTGTTCATTTAAGTTTAAAGTTGTATTTGGGTGATCaatagtaaaattgattttagttaaCATTCATTTTGAAGCtatgtaatttatatttgaatgttttttattttaaaaataagttaatggtaaaatttggtaaatttttttttatccaacacGTAAGTTGCTAAAATTGCTTTAAGTCAAAATCTATTTTGATCCTAGAATTGATTCTTCATAGAATTAAAGATGCGAACATTTACCTAAGGTTACATTGGTTTTTCAATGTGATTTTGGATAATTCAACATGTAATTTAAACATGCACTCTTTTAAGGATGGATTGTTGTATAATTGAACATGAGAAAATGCTAGGAACACACTTTATAATGCACTTACATATTCTCTTTTGAATGTGTTAGAAAGAGTTttcgtttttaaaatattattgaattatGGATTGATTATAGTTACAAATTATTGACTTCAGTAATAATTAGTCATTTATAAAGTGGCTTGAAAGTGGTTGACAATCTAAATTAGTATGATAATACTAAGGAGGTCTAGTTCAATTGGTTGAATAAGTGAGTGTTGTAAACCTTTGGTATCATGTTTAATTCCtacagacaaaaaaataattagtgtgATAATGCATTACAATTAAATTGTTATTCGTTTGGTTGGGTTTGTAGTCGACGGATTCGAATGTGGGTTCGCCGCCAAAGAAGATGGAGGGGAGGACTATATACTACCACGTTGCAGAAGATAATGGGGATGTGGATGATGAGAATGTGCAGGGTTATTCTTTGAATTTCAAAGGGAATGGGGTTGAGCAGTTAGCTCGAAAGTTTGAGGAAGAGACTGGGCTTGAGGGAGTTATTGTGTGCACTCGAAGTCCTTTGAATGGAAAACTCTACCCTCTTCGCTTGCAGCTTCCTCCAAACAATGTCACCATGCAGGTTGTTTTGGTTCTTCCCTCATCTAAAGGTTAGTCTCCCCCTTGTCA contains:
- the LOC100785006 gene encoding uncharacterized protein, with the translated sequence MEHFNKAKAVKLRSHLGKYLIADEDKLRQSKRGSTKKAIWEIELINGKNHHVRLKSSNGRYLTATDAPFLLGMTGNKVVLANFDKGTDWKFEWEPITEGFHVKLRSWCGKYLRGNGGTVPWRNSVTHDDPASSVTHTWILWASEPVQEFPEKMVSFAESDFSSLDSEDELLASEEESSRSHKSMLKTTSSNTSGATSIRSGMELFHRAKAVRLRSHHDKYLLADEDEESVTQDRNGSSRNAKWTVELIPEFDNIIRLKSCYGKYLTASNQPLLLGVTGRKVVQSLPRRLDSSVEWEPVRDGAQVKLKTRYGNFLRANGGVPPWRNSVTHDIPHRTATQDWILWDVDVLEIHVVSPAPPPIPHSDSLDFESNTPSAVNIKSTTFSRQESTDSNVGSPPKKMEGRTIYYHVAEDNGDVDDENVQGYSLNFKGNGVEQLARKFEEETGLEGVIVCTRSPLNGKLYPLRLQLPPNNVTMQVVLVLPSSKVAREFEEQGIL